Proteins encoded within one genomic window of Aerococcus viridans:
- the rpmF gene encoding 50S ribosomal protein L32, which yields MAVPKRKTSKQRKNKRRTHYKLEVPGMNACPNCGELRKSHHVCANCGFYDGKDVMTDAAAE from the coding sequence ATGGCAGTACCAAAACGTAAAACGTCTAAACAAAGAAAAAACAAGCGCCGTACACATTACAAGTTAGAAGTACCTGGAATGAACGCATGCCCTAACTGTGGTGAATTACGTAAATCTCACCATGTATGTGCAAACTGCGGTTTCTACGATGGTAAAGATGTAATGACTGACGCAGCAGCTGAATAA
- the rsfS gene encoding ribosome silencing factor, with protein MTKKSEVLLEAIVRGADDRLATDIVALDVANTTPMADYFVIMSGRNDRQVKAIVDAVEEAIEEAEFSVKGIEGKDGNRWILIDAFDVIVHVFTSEERGFYNLEKMWAEAPLVNVEEWIS; from the coding sequence ATGACTAAAAAGAGTGAAGTATTATTAGAAGCAATCGTTAGAGGCGCAGATGACCGCTTAGCGACAGATATCGTTGCCTTAGACGTTGCCAACACAACACCAATGGCTGACTATTTTGTCATCATGTCTGGACGTAACGACCGTCAAGTTAAAGCCATTGTTGACGCTGTTGAGGAAGCAATTGAAGAAGCAGAATTCTCAGTGAAGGGTATCGAAGGAAAAGACGGTAACCGTTGGATCTTAATCGATGCTTTCGATGTGATTGTACACGTATTTACAAGTGAAGAACGTGGTTTCTATAACCTAGAAAAAATGTGGGCTGAGGCACCATTAGTCAACGTAGAAGAATGGATTAGCTAG
- a CDS encoding IS1182 family transposase, protein MYTQYNMNQAFLPLELSDYLAPNHIVFQVNNFVEQLDEHILDQFYKHEGRPAYHPLILLKALLFAYIEKTFSGRTIEKMMQENIPMKWLVADTEISYRTINRFRSSELCASILENLFVEFKLFLVQQELISDNVVFIDGTKIEANANKYSFVWKRATDKFYASLKAKEMAYYRNEILPTVEKEIIKDEIDSMSLNDVEILKDFLEEAVAEVNEEIESTPKKGADPRKQKRRKLKKHLRKVKDDFLQREIKYENYYRTFEGRNSFSKTDTDATFMRMKEDPMLNGQLKPGYNLQIATENQFVIAYNIFPNPTDTRTLLPFIESMPTLPKIVVADAGYGSQENLETLDNLGIDHLIKYNMFDKEQTKKFQKSSKNLNNWDHDAENQIFIHPDGTQYHFHHVYHPKTTTGYRLEKEMYYPVNRETATQKSFSFNRKYQYLKENESAKLLSEDGSALFACRKIDVEPVFGQIKQNLGFRRTHLRGKDKVKTDIGLVLMANNIIKVQKRLIN, encoded by the coding sequence ATGTATACTCAATATAACATGAATCAAGCTTTTCTACCATTAGAGTTATCCGATTATCTTGCACCAAATCATATTGTTTTCCAAGTAAATAATTTTGTTGAACAGCTAGATGAACATATCCTCGATCAATTTTATAAACACGAAGGCCGACCGGCCTATCATCCATTAATCCTCTTAAAGGCATTACTATTCGCATATATAGAAAAGACGTTTTCAGGAAGAACTATTGAAAAAATGATGCAAGAGAACATTCCAATGAAATGGTTAGTTGCCGATACCGAAATTTCTTATCGTACGATTAATAGATTTCGTTCTAGTGAATTATGTGCATCAATTCTTGAGAACCTATTCGTTGAATTTAAACTCTTTTTAGTTCAACAAGAACTAATCTCAGATAATGTAGTATTTATAGACGGTACAAAAATTGAAGCAAATGCAAATAAATATTCTTTTGTTTGGAAAAGAGCAACAGATAAATTTTACGCATCATTAAAAGCTAAAGAAATGGCATATTATAGAAACGAAATATTACCTACTGTAGAAAAAGAGATTATCAAAGATGAAATTGATTCAATGTCTTTAAATGATGTTGAAATACTAAAAGACTTCCTTGAGGAAGCTGTAGCTGAGGTAAATGAAGAAATTGAAAGTACGCCAAAAAAAGGTGCAGATCCAAGAAAGCAGAAACGAAGAAAATTGAAAAAACACTTACGAAAAGTGAAAGATGATTTTTTACAGCGTGAGATAAAGTATGAAAATTATTATAGAACATTTGAAGGTAGAAATAGTTTTTCAAAAACAGATACAGATGCAACGTTCATGCGAATGAAAGAAGATCCGATGCTAAATGGTCAACTTAAACCAGGTTATAATCTTCAAATAGCAACTGAAAATCAATTTGTTATAGCCTATAATATTTTTCCAAATCCTACGGATACACGTACACTATTACCATTTATTGAAAGTATGCCTACTTTACCTAAAATCGTCGTAGCTGATGCTGGATATGGAAGCCAAGAAAACTTAGAAACGTTGGACAATCTAGGGATTGATCATCTCATCAAATACAATATGTTTGATAAGGAACAGACGAAGAAATTTCAGAAATCAAGTAAGAATTTAAATAATTGGGACCATGATGCGGAAAATCAAATCTTTATTCACCCTGATGGTACACAGTATCATTTTCATCATGTTTATCATCCAAAAACAACAACTGGATATCGCTTAGAAAAAGAAATGTATTATCCAGTCAATAGAGAAACCGCAACACAAAAGTCATTTTCTTTTAATAGAAAGTATCAGTATTTAAAAGAAAATGAATCAGCTAAGCTATTATCTGAAGATGGCTCAGCTCTTTTCGCATGTAGAAAAATTGATGTTGAGCCGGTCTTCGGACAGATTAAACAAAACTTAGGATTCCGAAGGACTCATTTAAGAGGAAAAGATAAAGTAAAAACAGATATTGGTCTAGTATTAATGGCTAATAACATTATAAAAGTTCAAAAGAGACTGATAAATTAA
- a CDS encoding nucleotidyltransferase family protein: MQAVGIIAEWHPFHNGHAYQIKKAKDQTKADLVIGVMSGNYVQRGAPSLVSKWARAAVALENGCDLVVELPFWFAIQPADYFAEGGVKALAALGATAISFGVEDDHFADYEQLAKWMVAHPNQVAAADQYVADVDNRSFAEKRIAAIQYLQATHPEIADLKVNFKENANTLLAFAYAKVNAQLQTPLKMVPVKRIGDNHRLSALNAGQLDQDTSLYTSGSAIRHYLFSKDLKGLKDSNELEKMVPRDMAEALCEAVEADQLVSWADLFPYLRYRLLTASNEELGGMYQMVGGMENRMVEAIKQVDNFSDFVDRVKNRNWSANRVQRTALMVALNIQKDEMQVVLSPSHRQPLMLLGATEKGRSYLKMVKSDLSRDDSLWQLVSRVDQTSEENWPMWLKVDRMYEILKPQVDTQNFNHPPIFTK, translated from the coding sequence ATGCAAGCTGTCGGAATTATTGCCGAATGGCATCCGTTCCATAACGGACACGCCTATCAGATCAAAAAAGCCAAAGACCAGACCAAGGCCGACCTTGTGATTGGTGTTATGTCAGGTAACTACGTTCAACGTGGGGCACCAAGCCTAGTATCCAAGTGGGCTCGAGCAGCCGTCGCTTTGGAAAACGGCTGTGATTTAGTAGTTGAATTACCATTTTGGTTTGCTATCCAACCTGCAGACTACTTTGCTGAAGGCGGGGTAAAGGCTTTAGCGGCCCTTGGTGCTACGGCTATTTCTTTTGGGGTTGAAGACGACCACTTTGCTGATTATGAACAATTGGCCAAGTGGATGGTTGCCCACCCTAATCAAGTGGCTGCAGCTGACCAATATGTAGCAGATGTAGACAACCGTTCTTTCGCTGAAAAACGGATTGCAGCTATTCAATATTTGCAGGCGACCCATCCAGAAATTGCGGATTTAAAGGTCAACTTTAAAGAAAACGCCAATACCTTACTGGCTTTTGCATATGCCAAGGTTAATGCCCAGTTACAGACGCCTTTAAAGATGGTGCCAGTCAAACGGATTGGGGACAACCACCGTTTAAGCGCCTTAAATGCAGGCCAATTAGACCAAGACACTAGCCTTTATACCTCTGGGTCAGCCATACGTCACTACCTCTTTTCCAAAGATTTAAAGGGTCTTAAAGATTCAAACGAATTGGAGAAGATGGTGCCGAGGGATATGGCTGAGGCTTTATGTGAAGCGGTTGAAGCGGACCAGCTGGTGTCGTGGGCGGACTTATTCCCCTATCTGCGCTATCGTTTGTTGACGGCTTCTAACGAGGAGTTAGGGGGGATGTATCAAATGGTGGGCGGTATGGAAAACCGGATGGTTGAGGCGATCAAGCAGGTGGACAATTTCTCTGATTTTGTGGACCGGGTGAAGAATCGGAATTGGTCGGCAAATCGGGTGCAAAGGACGGCTTTGATGGTGGCTTTGAATATTCAAAAAGATGAGATGCAGGTAGTGCTTTCACCTAGTCATCGACAGCCTTTGATGTTGCTTGGGGCGACTGAGAAGGGACGGTCTTACTTGAAGATGGTTAAATCGGATTTGAGTAGGGACGACAGTCTATGGCAATTGGTGAGTCGTGTGGACCAGACGAGTGAAGAAAACTGGCCAATGTGGTTGAAGGTTGACCGGATGTATGAAATACTAAAACCACAAGTTGATACACAAAATTTCAATCATCCGCCAATATTTACGAAATAA
- a CDS encoding class I SAM-dependent DNA methyltransferase, producing MTENQQQYDVFADVYEILFDDSLYLSWFTYATETMQAFDKFLEGQDYWVDLGAGGGQFAILMAQAGYPIKGLDLSEKMVSAAKANAKEAKLDLEFWQDDMTTFELKDQAAVISCFCDTINYLADANAVKATFAHIYQQLQDGGIFMFDVHSIHQINDIYPETSFVVEWDDAVFTWTSDQFRGENTIDHTINVFVQNTEDNSYQRFEEMHYEQTLSIEAYQEILTQVGFKNIRVTADFSQDAPDETSKRIFFSAQK from the coding sequence ATGACAGAAAATCAACAACAATATGACGTATTCGCCGACGTCTACGAAATCTTGTTTGATGACAGTCTATATCTATCTTGGTTTACCTATGCCACAGAAACCATGCAGGCCTTTGACAAATTCTTAGAGGGTCAAGATTATTGGGTGGACCTTGGCGCAGGAGGTGGTCAATTCGCTATTTTGATGGCCCAAGCAGGGTATCCAATCAAGGGCTTAGACCTATCTGAAAAAATGGTTTCAGCAGCTAAGGCCAACGCCAAGGAAGCCAAGTTAGATCTTGAATTCTGGCAAGACGATATGACCACATTTGAATTAAAGGACCAGGCAGCAGTCATTTCTTGCTTCTGCGATACCATTAATTATCTAGCGGACGCGAATGCGGTGAAAGCTACTTTTGCCCATATCTACCAACAATTACAAGATGGTGGGATTTTCATGTTTGATGTTCATTCTATTCATCAAATCAATGACATCTATCCAGAAACATCATTCGTCGTTGAGTGGGATGACGCTGTATTTACCTGGACATCAGACCAGTTCCGTGGCGAAAATACCATCGATCATACCATTAACGTATTCGTTCAAAATACAGAAGATAACAGCTACCAACGGTTTGAAGAAATGCATTATGAACAGACCTTGTCTATTGAAGCATATCAGGAAATATTGACCCAAGTAGGCTTCAAAAACATCCGTGTCACAGCAGACTTTAGCCAAGACGCACCGGATGAAACTTCTAAACGTATCTTCTTTTCAGCGCAGAAATAA
- the yqeK gene encoding bis(5'-nucleosyl)-tetraphosphatase (symmetrical) YqeK, with translation MKDRKLNPDLINIQRDELEKLLHARLTNKRYKHVLRVEETAIQLAELYPEADVDKVSIAALLHDYAKDDSETHLAEFKDYPGYNPEWLNYGSAIWHGPLAAMIADTQFGVKDDDILKAVWDHTIGGYDMTLNQKILFIADYIEPGRDFKGVEKARELAKTDLDAAVDFKIKQSIVHLVESGRQVYPETIAIYNDWVQRYSNKKTNKNM, from the coding sequence ATGAAAGATAGAAAATTAAATCCGGATTTAATCAATATTCAACGGGATGAACTTGAAAAATTACTGCATGCTCGTTTAACCAACAAGCGATATAAGCACGTTTTGCGGGTAGAAGAAACAGCAATTCAACTAGCTGAACTTTACCCTGAAGCGGACGTAGATAAGGTCAGTATAGCAGCCTTGCTCCATGATTATGCCAAAGATGACAGCGAAACCCACTTGGCTGAATTTAAAGATTATCCAGGTTACAACCCAGAGTGGTTAAATTACGGTTCTGCCATCTGGCATGGTCCACTAGCCGCTATGATCGCAGATACCCAGTTTGGGGTCAAAGATGATGATATCTTAAAGGCTGTTTGGGACCACACTATTGGGGGTTATGACATGACCCTAAATCAAAAAATCTTGTTTATTGCTGACTATATTGAACCAGGTCGTGATTTTAAAGGCGTTGAAAAAGCACGTGAACTAGCTAAAACTGACTTAGATGCCGCAGTAGACTTCAAAATCAAGCAATCTATTGTGCATTTGGTTGAATCAGGTCGTCAAGTATACCCAGAAACCATTGCAATCTATAATGATTGGGTCCAAAGATATAGCAATAAAAAAACGAATAAGAATATGTAA
- a CDS encoding YceD family protein — protein MKWSIQELRQIASQPMMIQESVDMKEQMKAVIPELIDMSSVSVDGMVLYEEHTVLTQLRLALKMTMPSTRSLEPVVLDLQLPVSERFIEDGWETDIVDEEHIVQLSMDSYTLDLRESIRDNILLNLPIQILTEEEEADDAFPEGNDWRVVSQTAFEAERDEEEVINPEFAKLQDMFKDSESSDEA, from the coding sequence ATGAAATGGTCTATTCAAGAGTTGCGTCAAATCGCATCCCAACCAATGATGATCCAAGAATCAGTCGATATGAAAGAGCAAATGAAGGCAGTAATACCTGAGTTGATCGACATGTCATCTGTTTCAGTTGATGGTATGGTTCTCTATGAAGAACATACAGTATTGACACAATTACGATTAGCACTAAAAATGACGATGCCATCTACACGGTCTTTAGAGCCGGTAGTGCTGGATCTACAATTACCAGTTTCCGAACGTTTTATTGAAGACGGTTGGGAGACAGATATTGTCGATGAAGAACACATTGTTCAACTATCTATGGATAGCTACACGTTAGATTTGCGAGAGTCTATTCGGGACAACATTCTTCTAAATCTACCAATTCAGATTTTAACTGAAGAGGAAGAGGCTGACGATGCGTTTCCTGAAGGGAATGACTGGCGAGTTGTAAGTCAAACAGCGTTTGAAGCTGAACGCGATGAAGAGGAAGTTATTAATCCTGAATTCGCCAAACTTCAAGATATGTTTAAAGATTCAGAATCGTCGGATGAAGCATAA